One Mycobacteroides salmoniphilum DNA segment encodes these proteins:
- a CDS encoding Lrp/AsnC family transcriptional regulator produces the protein MTTLDATDAKLLLALTQTPRASGVELAQRLNLSRNTVQARLTRWDQHEALAGIDHQIVPRAMGYPMTAYVTARIDQHQLSAIGVALADVPEVVQVHGLAGADDLMIKVVAVDSDDLYRIAGNILDIPGITRTSIAIAMHELVAFRMTPLLRRLAGHD, from the coding sequence ATGACCACTCTGGACGCCACCGACGCCAAGTTGTTACTCGCGCTCACGCAAACACCCCGCGCGTCCGGGGTGGAGCTGGCGCAGCGGCTGAATCTGTCCCGCAACACCGTGCAGGCGCGGCTGACCCGCTGGGATCAGCACGAGGCGCTAGCCGGTATCGACCACCAGATCGTGCCGCGCGCGATGGGCTATCCCATGACGGCGTATGTCACTGCGCGCATCGACCAGCATCAGCTCAGCGCCATCGGGGTGGCGCTTGCCGACGTGCCGGAGGTGGTGCAGGTGCATGGCCTGGCTGGCGCCGATGACCTGATGATCAAGGTGGTGGCGGTCGATAGCGACGACCTCTACCGCATCGCGGGGAACATTCTCGATATCCCCGGCATCACCCGAACATCCATCGCGATCGCCATGCACGAGTTAGTCGCATTCCGGATGACACCACTGCTGCGGCGCCTGGCCGGGCACGACTGA
- a CDS encoding DUF4393 domain-containing protein, whose amino-acid sequence MTNNTPVPAHNNQQLRPDRVVQGVAMLAAKTWWRGVKWSADIATTTGTKIIDDVRAGRSASDIALSATEHVLGAVRDALQLPTDSTGLTITKPQRPAPSRVTIDITESGTPDCDELRRRGAELLRRSADVSDVEDTHPAYARILNQLAPDEARILRFLAAHGAQPVVDVRTSRPFDVGSEMIAEGLSMVAERSGCRYTDRNNAYTNNLVRLGLVRSSPEAVAAERYQVLEVQPDVVAACRRAGRAHKTVRRSIHLTPFGEDFCRAVIPSDPSVGDDL is encoded by the coding sequence ATGACCAATAACACGCCCGTACCCGCGCACAACAATCAGCAGCTGCGGCCCGATCGCGTTGTCCAGGGCGTGGCCATGCTGGCCGCGAAAACCTGGTGGCGTGGCGTCAAGTGGTCGGCCGATATCGCCACCACCACCGGTACCAAGATCATCGACGACGTCCGGGCCGGGCGCTCGGCCTCTGATATCGCCCTGTCGGCCACCGAGCATGTCCTGGGCGCCGTGCGCGACGCCTTGCAGCTGCCCACCGACTCCACTGGGCTCACCATTACCAAGCCGCAAAGGCCCGCCCCGTCTCGGGTCACCATCGACATCACCGAATCGGGTACGCCCGACTGCGACGAATTGCGCCGGCGTGGTGCCGAATTGCTGCGGCGTTCGGCTGATGTCTCCGACGTGGAGGACACCCATCCCGCGTACGCCCGCATTCTCAATCAGCTGGCACCTGATGAGGCGCGCATCCTGCGGTTCCTCGCCGCGCACGGCGCACAGCCGGTGGTGGACGTGCGCACCAGCCGTCCGTTTGACGTCGGCTCGGAGATGATCGCCGAGGGGCTGTCGATGGTCGCGGAACGTTCGGGCTGCCGCTACACCGACCGCAACAATGCCTACACCAACAATCTGGTACGCCTCGGCCTGGTGCGCTCATCTCCGGAAGCGGTTGCGGCCGAGCGCTATCAGGTATTGGAGGTGCAACCGGACGTCGTCGCCGCGTGCCGCCGCGCGGGCCGTGCCCATAAGACCGTCCGCCGCAGCATCCACTTGACGCCCTTCGGTGAGGACTTCTGCCGGGCCGTGATCCCCTCGGATCCGTCAGTGGGCGACGATCTGTAG
- a CDS encoding LpqN/LpqT family lipoprotein produces MKTTRYSVRFAAATASVAALLAGTTAIALADPQPVPPAPVATPNAATSAPVAPAAAPNAPAPNAAAAPATAPTASTNPLQPSAPISGLAPANEGTLTEFFASKNVKLEPLTKNSHGAPRISIPIPNNWANVPDPNVPNAYQVIVSKANGTGLYQSNAQVTMSKLVGEFDTNEAVSHGPVEVKALQGWQPTDASLVTYQGAPSSVVEGTFRQDGETLNTSRRAAIITQGKDRYLVQLAVTTTVGNAIAEAPATDLIVNGLRFGDAAPVTAPVADPNALADPDAVPGAPVTPAPGAPAPADPNAPPSPAPGIPGLPPLPTLPPLIPPAPPAA; encoded by the coding sequence GTGAAGACCACACGGTATTCAGTCAGGTTCGCGGCGGCCACGGCCTCCGTCGCAGCACTGCTCGCCGGGACCACCGCCATCGCACTGGCGGACCCACAGCCCGTACCCCCGGCACCGGTGGCCACTCCGAACGCCGCCACGTCGGCTCCCGTCGCACCGGCGGCAGCCCCCAACGCTCCCGCCCCGAATGCGGCGGCCGCACCGGCGACGGCGCCCACGGCGTCAACGAATCCGCTGCAACCCTCCGCGCCGATCAGCGGGCTCGCACCTGCCAACGAGGGCACGCTGACGGAATTCTTCGCTTCCAAGAACGTCAAGCTGGAACCGCTGACCAAGAACAGTCACGGTGCACCGCGCATCAGCATTCCGATACCCAACAACTGGGCGAACGTGCCGGATCCCAATGTCCCCAACGCCTACCAGGTGATTGTCAGCAAGGCCAACGGCACCGGGCTGTACCAGTCCAACGCGCAGGTCACCATGAGCAAGCTTGTCGGCGAGTTCGACACCAACGAGGCCGTCTCTCACGGTCCCGTTGAGGTCAAGGCCCTGCAGGGCTGGCAGCCCACCGACGCCTCGCTGGTCACCTATCAAGGCGCCCCATCCTCGGTCGTGGAGGGCACGTTCCGCCAGGACGGTGAAACCCTCAACACCTCGCGCCGGGCCGCGATCATCACGCAAGGAAAGGACCGTTACCTGGTCCAGCTGGCCGTCACCACGACCGTCGGCAACGCCATCGCCGAAGCTCCCGCCACCGACCTGATCGTCAACGGGCTGCGCTTCGGAGATGCGGCGCCGGTCACCGCGCCGGTAGCCGATCCAAATGCGCTCGCCGATCCGGACGCCGTGCCCGGTGCACCCGTCACGCCTGCTCCGGGGGCACCCGCGCCCGCGGACCCCAACGCGCCGCCTTCGCCGGCACCGGGCATCCCCGGCCTGCCACCCCTGCCCACCCTGCCTCCGCTGATCCCACCGGCGCCGCCCGCGGCATAA
- the leuS gene encoding leucine--tRNA ligase, with product MTEAQQDAGRATEETAEFPKHRYSAQLAGQIEHNWQQNWADRGTFHVPNPVGTLAPTDGTPIPTDKMFVQDMFPYPSGDGLHVGHPLGYIATDVYARFHRMRGANVLHALGFDAFGLPAEQYAVQTGTHPRVRTEANIVNYKRQLGRLGLGHDSRRSFATTDVDFYTWTQWIFLQIYNAWYDVDTQRARRIDELVAEFDSGARTPADGTVWGELSDGQRADLVDSYRLVYQSDSVVNWCPGLGTVLANEEVTSDGRSERGNFPVFRKRLRQWMMRITAYSDRLIDDLEYLDWPDKVKTMQRNWIGRSQGASVLFAVAGVGDIEVFTTRPDTLFGATYMVLAPEHPLVDALVGDSWPEGTDARWTGGQDSPRAAIDQYRRSIAAKSDLERQENKEKTGVFTGAYATNPVSGDPVPVFIADYVLVGYGTGAIMAVPGHDQRDWDFAHAFGLPVREVISGGDVTEAAYTGDGALVNSDYLNGLDVVAAKVEVTRRLVNDGRGESRIEYKLRDWLFARQRYWGEPFPIVYGEDGRPHALGEDVLPVELPEVEDYAPVSFDPDDASSEPSPPLSKATDWVSVELDLGDGLKQYTRDTNVMPQWAGSSWYELRYADPDNAEAFCDKENEAYWLGPRPAEHGPDDPGGVDLYVGGMEHAVLHLLYSRFWHKVLYDLGHVSSREPYRRLLNQGYIQAYAYTDARGMYVPAAEVVEESGKFLYQGAEVKQEFGKIGKSLKNSISPDDICDNYGADTLRVYEMSMGPLELSRPWATKDVVGAHRFLQRVWRTVIDEETGEIRVTDDDLTSEATLRALHKTIAGVTEDYAALRNNTAAAKLIEYTNHLTKEYPEGAPRAAVEPLVLLLAPLAPHLAEELWSRLGRDESLAHGPFPESDERWLVADTVEYPIQVNGKVRGRITVAADAPAGDIEAAALAEEKVLEFLAGATPKKVIVVPGRMVNLVV from the coding sequence GTGACTGAAGCCCAGCAGGACGCCGGCAGAGCTACTGAGGAAACCGCCGAATTCCCCAAGCATCGCTACTCCGCGCAGCTCGCCGGGCAGATCGAGCACAACTGGCAACAGAATTGGGCCGACCGCGGCACGTTCCATGTACCGAATCCGGTGGGGACGCTCGCGCCGACCGACGGCACCCCGATTCCCACGGACAAGATGTTTGTCCAGGACATGTTCCCCTACCCGTCGGGTGACGGGCTGCACGTCGGACACCCGCTGGGCTACATCGCGACGGATGTCTATGCCCGCTTCCACCGGATGCGCGGCGCCAACGTGCTGCATGCACTGGGGTTCGACGCGTTCGGGCTCCCCGCCGAGCAGTACGCGGTGCAGACGGGCACGCACCCGCGGGTGCGCACCGAGGCCAACATCGTCAACTACAAGCGTCAGCTGGGGCGGCTCGGACTGGGCCATGACTCACGCCGCAGCTTCGCGACCACCGACGTCGACTTCTACACGTGGACTCAGTGGATCTTCCTGCAGATCTATAACGCCTGGTATGACGTCGATACCCAGCGGGCCCGTCGAATCGACGAGCTGGTGGCCGAATTCGATTCCGGCGCGCGTACCCCTGCCGATGGCACGGTGTGGGGGGAACTGAGCGACGGTCAGCGAGCCGATCTCGTCGACTCGTACCGCCTCGTGTACCAATCGGATTCCGTGGTCAACTGGTGCCCGGGATTGGGTACCGTGCTGGCCAACGAAGAGGTCACCTCGGATGGCCGCAGCGAGCGCGGCAACTTCCCCGTCTTCCGTAAGCGGTTGCGGCAGTGGATGATGCGGATCACCGCATACTCCGACCGGCTGATCGACGACCTGGAGTACCTGGATTGGCCCGACAAGGTCAAGACGATGCAGCGCAACTGGATCGGCCGGTCACAGGGTGCGTCGGTGTTGTTCGCCGTCGCAGGCGTAGGCGATATCGAGGTATTCACCACCAGGCCCGACACACTTTTCGGCGCCACCTACATGGTGCTGGCCCCCGAGCACCCGCTGGTCGATGCGCTGGTCGGCGACAGCTGGCCGGAGGGGACCGACGCGAGGTGGACCGGTGGTCAGGACTCGCCACGTGCGGCCATCGACCAGTACCGGCGCTCCATCGCGGCCAAGAGCGATCTGGAACGTCAAGAGAACAAAGAAAAGACGGGCGTCTTCACCGGTGCGTATGCGACTAACCCGGTGAGCGGTGATCCGGTGCCGGTCTTCATCGCGGACTATGTGCTGGTGGGCTATGGCACCGGAGCCATCATGGCGGTGCCGGGACATGACCAGCGCGACTGGGATTTTGCGCATGCCTTCGGTTTGCCTGTGCGGGAAGTGATTTCCGGTGGTGATGTCACGGAGGCCGCATACACGGGCGATGGCGCGCTGGTGAACTCTGACTACCTGAATGGGCTGGATGTCGTCGCGGCCAAGGTCGAGGTGACCCGCCGGCTGGTGAACGACGGGCGTGGCGAATCGCGCATCGAATACAAGCTGCGCGACTGGCTCTTTGCGCGCCAGCGCTATTGGGGCGAGCCGTTCCCCATCGTCTATGGCGAGGACGGGCGACCGCATGCGCTGGGCGAGGATGTGCTGCCCGTCGAGCTGCCGGAGGTAGAGGACTACGCGCCGGTGTCCTTCGATCCCGATGACGCTTCGAGCGAGCCGTCGCCGCCCCTGTCGAAGGCCACCGATTGGGTGAGCGTCGAGCTGGACCTGGGCGATGGACTCAAGCAGTACACGCGCGATACCAATGTGATGCCGCAGTGGGCGGGCAGCTCGTGGTACGAGCTGCGTTACGCGGACCCTGACAACGCGGAAGCCTTCTGCGACAAGGAGAACGAGGCCTACTGGTTGGGTCCGCGCCCGGCCGAGCATGGTCCGGATGATCCCGGTGGCGTCGACCTGTACGTCGGCGGCATGGAGCACGCCGTGCTGCACCTGCTGTACTCGCGGTTCTGGCATAAGGTCCTCTACGACCTCGGACACGTCAGCTCCCGCGAACCGTATCGGCGGCTGCTGAACCAGGGCTACATCCAGGCGTACGCCTACACGGACGCGCGCGGCATGTACGTCCCGGCCGCCGAGGTGGTTGAGGAGAGCGGAAAGTTCCTTTACCAGGGTGCCGAGGTGAAACAAGAGTTCGGCAAGATCGGTAAGAGCCTCAAGAACTCGATCTCGCCGGATGACATCTGCGACAACTACGGCGCCGACACACTGCGCGTGTACGAGATGTCGATGGGCCCGCTTGAGCTGTCGCGTCCGTGGGCGACAAAGGATGTCGTTGGCGCACACCGGTTTTTACAGCGGGTGTGGCGTACGGTAATCGATGAGGAGACCGGCGAGATCCGAGTCACCGACGATGACCTGACGAGCGAAGCGACACTGCGGGCGCTGCACAAGACGATCGCTGGAGTCACCGAAGACTATGCAGCCCTGCGTAATAACACCGCAGCGGCCAAGTTGATCGAGTACACCAACCACCTCACCAAGGAGTACCCGGAGGGTGCCCCGCGCGCGGCGGTGGAACCGTTGGTGTTGCTGCTCGCGCCGCTGGCGCCGCATCTGGCCGAGGAGCTGTGGAGCCGGCTGGGGCGCGATGAGTCCTTGGCGCACGGCCCGTTCCCGGAATCCGATGAGCGGTGGCTCGTGGCCGACACGGTCGAGTACCCGATCCAGGTGAACGGCAAGGTACGTGGCCGCATCACGGTTGCCGCCGATGCGCCGGCGGGCGATATCGAAGCAGCGGCGCTCGCCGAGGAGAAGGTGCTGGAGTTCCTGGCGGGTGCCACCCCGAAGAAGGTCATCGTGGTGCCCGGCCGCATGGTGAACCTGGTCGTCTAG
- the pdhA gene encoding pyruvate dehydrogenase (acetyl-transferring) E1 component subunit alpha, which translates to METIQLLDPEGNRVENSAYTPLVADIGDQQLAALYEDMVVVRRIDTEATALQRQGELALWAPLLGQEAAQVGSARALAHDDFAFTSFREHGVAYCRGVEPTAMLQFWRGSTQSGWNPRDHNVTAPAIIVGAQTLHATGYAMGVKFDGADTAVIAYFGDGATSQGDVSEAFAFASSFGAPVVFFCQNNQWAISEPVRVQSHLPLAARGTGFGVPGIQVDGNDVLAVMATTRAALRRAREGSGPTLIEAVTYRMGPHTTSDDPTKYRNSAELEEWRAKDPLSRVEKYLARRGALTDSDKQRIAARADKVAAEMRAGCLGTIEPTAADMFNHVYAEPHSLVAAERRDYLEYLAGFEDEGIAS; encoded by the coding sequence ATGGAAACCATCCAGCTCCTGGATCCGGAGGGCAATCGGGTCGAGAATTCGGCGTACACGCCGCTGGTCGCGGATATCGGCGACCAGCAGCTCGCCGCGCTGTATGAGGACATGGTGGTGGTCCGGCGCATCGACACTGAGGCCACGGCCCTGCAGCGTCAGGGTGAGCTCGCGCTGTGGGCGCCGCTGCTGGGCCAGGAGGCCGCACAGGTGGGCTCTGCCCGTGCGCTGGCGCATGATGACTTCGCCTTCACCAGCTTCCGCGAGCACGGTGTCGCGTACTGCCGCGGCGTCGAACCCACCGCCATGCTCCAGTTCTGGCGGGGCTCCACGCAGTCGGGCTGGAATCCCCGCGACCACAACGTCACCGCACCCGCGATCATCGTCGGCGCGCAGACGCTGCACGCCACCGGATACGCCATGGGTGTCAAGTTCGACGGGGCGGATACCGCGGTCATTGCGTACTTCGGCGACGGCGCCACCAGTCAGGGCGATGTATCGGAGGCGTTCGCCTTCGCATCGAGTTTCGGTGCGCCCGTTGTCTTCTTCTGCCAGAACAACCAGTGGGCCATCAGCGAGCCGGTGCGGGTGCAGAGCCACCTGCCGCTGGCGGCGCGCGGCACCGGATTCGGTGTGCCGGGAATTCAGGTGGACGGCAACGATGTGCTCGCGGTGATGGCCACGACGCGGGCGGCGCTGCGACGCGCGCGCGAGGGCAGCGGGCCCACCCTGATCGAAGCCGTCACCTATCGGATGGGGCCGCACACCACCTCCGATGACCCCACCAAGTACCGCAACTCCGCCGAGCTCGAGGAGTGGCGTGCCAAGGACCCGCTGTCGCGGGTGGAAAAGTACTTGGCGCGGCGAGGAGCCCTGACGGATTCGGACAAGCAGCGCATCGCGGCAAGGGCCGATAAGGTCGCCGCCGAGATGCGCGCCGGATGTCTCGGCACGATCGAGCCGACCGCCGCGGACATGTTCAATCACGTATACGCAGAACCACATTCACTTGTCGCCGCGGAACGGCGCGACTATCTGGAATACCTCGCGGGCTTTGAGGACGAAGGGATCGCATCATGA
- the ggh gene encoding glucosylglycerate hydrolase: MPSHPMFTPTQLAARAAYLLRGNDRGTMTSAAPKLYPHMWSWDAAFVAVGLAPLSVERAVTELDTLLSAQWANGMIPHIVFANGVDGYFPGPARWQTSTLAVNAPSNYQTSGITQPPVHAIAVQRILDHARRRGRSARGIAEAFLDRRWADLMRWHRWLAEARDQNQHGRITLYHGWESGMDNSPRWDSAYANVVPGELPPYVREDTAIVTDPSQRPKDAEYDVYLWLLEEMKSVGYDDARLPDVMSFVMEDVFVSAIFAVACEVLATIGEEHARPRADVRELHGWAERFRRGVIDTTEERSGAARDFDVKTGKWVATDTVAMFAPLLSGGLPRPQELALLRLLEGPRFCGHPDLRYALVPSTSPVSRDFRPREYWRGPVWPVLTWLFCWAFERRGWSERAFLLRQEGLRQAGDGSFAEYYEPFTGAPLGSMQQSWTAAAVLDWLG, from the coding sequence ATGCCGTCCCACCCGATGTTCACTCCCACGCAGCTGGCCGCACGTGCGGCATACCTGCTCAGAGGAAACGACCGGGGGACGATGACCAGTGCCGCGCCCAAGCTGTACCCGCACATGTGGAGCTGGGATGCGGCATTCGTGGCGGTGGGGCTGGCGCCGCTGAGCGTCGAACGTGCGGTCACCGAACTGGACACCCTGCTTTCGGCGCAATGGGCCAACGGGATGATCCCGCATATCGTCTTCGCCAACGGAGTCGACGGGTACTTTCCCGGGCCGGCGCGCTGGCAGACATCGACACTGGCTGTGAATGCGCCGTCGAACTATCAGACATCGGGTATCACCCAGCCGCCGGTACATGCGATAGCGGTGCAACGCATCTTGGACCACGCGCGTCGCCGGGGCCGTAGTGCCCGGGGAATCGCCGAGGCCTTTCTGGACCGGCGCTGGGCGGACCTGATGCGGTGGCATCGTTGGCTCGCGGAGGCACGAGATCAGAACCAGCACGGCCGTATCACCCTGTACCACGGGTGGGAATCGGGGATGGACAACTCGCCGCGCTGGGACAGTGCGTACGCCAATGTGGTTCCGGGAGAGCTGCCGCCGTATGTGCGGGAGGATACGGCGATCGTCACGGATCCGTCGCAGCGCCCCAAGGACGCCGAGTACGACGTGTACCTCTGGCTGCTCGAAGAGATGAAATCGGTCGGGTATGACGATGCCCGGTTGCCGGACGTGATGAGTTTTGTCATGGAGGACGTGTTCGTCTCGGCGATCTTCGCGGTGGCCTGCGAGGTGCTGGCCACGATCGGCGAGGAGCACGCCCGGCCCCGCGCCGATGTGCGTGAACTACACGGCTGGGCCGAGCGATTCCGGCGCGGGGTTATCGATACCACCGAAGAACGTAGCGGCGCGGCAAGGGATTTCGATGTCAAGACGGGTAAGTGGGTGGCGACCGATACTGTTGCCATGTTCGCGCCACTGCTCTCCGGTGGTCTGCCACGCCCACAGGAGCTGGCACTGCTGAGGCTGCTGGAAGGCCCGCGGTTCTGCGGCCACCCCGACCTGCGATACGCGCTGGTGCCGTCCACGTCGCCGGTGTCCCGGGACTTTCGCCCGCGCGAGTATTGGCGGGGTCCGGTCTGGCCGGTACTCACCTGGCTGTTCTGTTGGGCGTTCGAGCGGCGTGGATGGAGTGAACGTGCCTTCCTGCTACGGCAGGAAGGGTTACGTCAGGCGGGTGACGGGTCCTTCGCGGAGTACTACGAGCCGTTTACCGGTGCGCCGTTGGGCAGCATGCAGCAATCCTGGACGGCCGCAGCGGTTCTGGACTGGCTGGGCTGA
- a CDS encoding alpha-ketoacid dehydrogenase subunit beta, translated as MSGALNAGLRAALEDDDKVIVMGEDVGKLGGVFRVTDGLQKDFGDHRVIDTPLAESGIIGTAVGLAMRGYRPVCEIQFDGFVYPAFDQIVSQVAKLHYRTKGAVGMPLTIRIPFGGGIGAVEHHSESPEAYFAHTAGLRVVACGSPQDAYDMIRQSVACDDPVIFFEPKRRYWEKGEVSTESQDLLPLSSARIVRPGTAATIAAYGPMVAVATAAADMAAAEGVSIEVVDLRSLSPVDFETLEASVRKTGRLVVVHEASVFMGLGAEIAARITERCFYHLEAPVLRVGGFALPYPANKVEHHYLPDAERVMDAVDRAIAA; from the coding sequence ATGTCCGGTGCCCTGAACGCAGGTCTGCGTGCGGCCCTGGAAGACGACGACAAGGTGATCGTCATGGGGGAGGACGTGGGCAAGCTCGGTGGCGTCTTCCGGGTCACCGATGGGCTGCAGAAGGACTTCGGTGACCATCGGGTCATCGATACGCCGCTCGCCGAGTCCGGAATCATCGGCACCGCAGTGGGTTTGGCTATGCGTGGATATCGCCCGGTGTGCGAGATCCAGTTCGATGGCTTTGTGTACCCGGCCTTTGACCAGATCGTCAGCCAGGTGGCCAAGCTGCACTACCGGACCAAGGGGGCGGTGGGCATGCCGCTGACCATCCGCATCCCGTTTGGTGGTGGAATCGGTGCGGTGGAGCACCATTCGGAATCGCCGGAGGCGTACTTCGCCCACACCGCCGGCCTGCGGGTGGTGGCGTGCGGATCGCCGCAGGATGCTTACGACATGATCCGCCAGTCCGTGGCATGCGATGACCCGGTCATCTTCTTCGAGCCCAAGCGCCGCTACTGGGAGAAGGGCGAGGTCAGCACCGAATCTCAAGACCTGCTCCCGCTGTCCTCCGCCCGCATCGTCCGGCCCGGCACCGCGGCCACGATCGCCGCATACGGTCCGATGGTCGCCGTCGCCACCGCCGCGGCGGATATGGCAGCCGCGGAGGGTGTGTCGATCGAGGTGGTCGATCTGCGCTCCCTCTCGCCGGTCGACTTCGAGACCCTGGAGGCGTCGGTACGCAAGACCGGGCGGCTGGTGGTGGTTCACGAGGCGTCGGTGTTCATGGGATTGGGTGCGGAGATCGCGGCACGCATCACCGAGCGGTGTTTCTATCACCTGGAGGCTCCGGTCCTGCGGGTCGGCGGGTTCGCCCTGCCGTACCCCGCCAACAAGGTGGAGCACCACTACCTGCCTGACGCGGAGCGGGTGATGGACGCCGTCGATCGCGCCATCGCCGCCTAG
- a CDS encoding SDR family oxidoreductase, translating into MPLALITGASGGLGAAIARAFAPTHALLLGGRPSARLDKLTTELGATAWPVDLGDEDAVLAAVANIGELDVLVHNAGVSYPATIADSNLADWRKTLEVNVLAPVALTQALLPALRAAQGDVVFINSGAGINAHPGIGSYSASKFALRGFADVLRAEEPLLRVTSVHPGRISTPMQQELTEHEGREYDPAEYMRPESVAQLVADAVNLPRDARVHQIVVRQN; encoded by the coding sequence ATGCCCCTGGCTCTCATCACCGGCGCAAGCGGCGGACTCGGCGCCGCGATCGCGCGCGCATTCGCCCCCACTCACGCACTCCTGCTCGGCGGCAGGCCCTCGGCACGGCTCGACAAGCTGACCACGGAGTTGGGCGCGACCGCGTGGCCGGTGGACCTGGGCGACGAGGACGCGGTGCTGGCGGCCGTAGCCAATATCGGCGAACTCGACGTCCTGGTGCACAACGCCGGCGTTTCCTATCCGGCGACGATCGCCGACTCGAATCTGGCCGACTGGCGAAAGACCCTTGAGGTCAACGTGTTAGCACCGGTAGCGCTCACCCAGGCGCTTCTACCCGCCTTGCGCGCGGCGCAGGGCGACGTGGTGTTCATCAACTCCGGCGCGGGGATCAACGCACACCCGGGCATCGGCTCGTACTCGGCGAGCAAGTTCGCGTTGCGCGGCTTCGCCGATGTGCTGCGGGCCGAGGAACCACTACTCAGGGTGACCTCGGTGCATCCCGGCCGCATCAGCACACCCATGCAACAGGAGCTCACCGAACACGAAGGGCGCGAATATGATCCGGCAGAGTACATGCGCCCAGAATCCGTGGCGCAGCTGGTCGCCGATGCCGTGAACCTTCCGCGCGACGCCCGCGTTCATCAGATCGTGGTGCGGCAGAACTGA
- a CDS encoding dihydrolipoamide acetyltransferase family protein has protein sequence MAVKQFLLPDLGEGLTEADLISWKVKVGDEVKLNQVLADVETAKAMVELPSPYEGTVVALEAAENSTLAVGSPLISIEVAGAEPDAPANLVGYGPSESSGQTRRRRRTAAGSAALALVEETEASAPVTVQPAAVDQPRPAAKPSVRKLAAELGVTLDLISGTGIGGSITRQDVEAYTRSLTARAPQAEPAVPVGGETRIPIAGVRKHTAAAMVRSAFTAPHVTEFLTVDMTATMELLAELKAKYPDLKLTPMTLVARMVLLTLRSHPSLNSTWDEQAGEIVIKHYVNLGVAAATERGLVVPNVKSASGMSLRELAAVFAQLVTTAREGKTAPADMTGGTFTLTNIGVFGIDAGTPIINPGEAAILALGSIAKRPWVVEGELAVRDVTTLALSFDHRLVDGEQGSKFLADLGAMLTDPRMALVV, from the coding sequence ATGGCAGTCAAACAGTTTCTGCTCCCAGATCTCGGTGAGGGGCTCACCGAAGCCGACCTGATCTCCTGGAAGGTGAAGGTCGGCGACGAGGTAAAGCTGAACCAGGTGCTCGCCGATGTGGAGACGGCGAAAGCGATGGTCGAGCTGCCGTCCCCCTACGAAGGAACCGTGGTGGCGTTGGAGGCGGCCGAGAATTCGACCCTTGCGGTCGGGTCGCCGCTGATCTCGATCGAGGTGGCCGGTGCCGAACCGGACGCGCCCGCGAACCTTGTCGGCTACGGTCCGTCGGAATCGAGTGGCCAGACTCGTCGTCGGCGGCGCACGGCAGCGGGGTCGGCCGCGCTCGCGTTGGTGGAGGAGACGGAGGCGTCCGCGCCGGTGACAGTGCAGCCGGCGGCCGTGGACCAGCCCCGCCCCGCTGCCAAGCCGTCGGTGCGCAAGCTGGCCGCCGAACTCGGCGTGACCCTCGACCTGATCAGCGGTACCGGGATCGGGGGCAGCATCACCCGACAGGATGTGGAGGCCTACACCCGCAGCCTCACCGCCCGCGCTCCGCAGGCGGAACCCGCGGTACCGGTGGGCGGGGAAACGCGGATTCCCATCGCGGGCGTCCGTAAGCACACCGCCGCCGCCATGGTGCGCAGCGCTTTCACCGCGCCGCACGTCACCGAGTTCCTGACGGTCGACATGACTGCGACGATGGAGCTGCTCGCCGAGTTGAAGGCCAAGTACCCCGACCTCAAGCTCACCCCGATGACGCTGGTCGCGCGGATGGTGCTGCTGACGCTGCGGTCACACCCCTCTCTCAACTCCACCTGGGATGAGCAGGCCGGCGAGATCGTCATCAAGCACTACGTGAATCTCGGCGTCGCGGCCGCGACCGAGCGCGGACTAGTGGTTCCGAATGTCAAGAGCGCCAGCGGGATGTCGCTGCGTGAGCTGGCCGCGGTCTTCGCGCAGTTGGTGACCACCGCGCGTGAGGGAAAGACGGCGCCCGCCGATATGACCGGTGGAACGTTCACGCTGACCAACATCGGCGTGTTCGGCATCGATGCGGGCACCCCGATCATCAATCCGGGTGAAGCGGCCATCCTGGCCCTGGGCTCGATCGCCAAACGCCCGTGGGTGGTGGAAGGCGAGCTCGCGGTCCGCGACGTCACCACCCTGGCGCTGTCCTTCGACCACCGACTGGTCGATGGTGAGCAGGGGTCGAAGTTTCTCGCGGATCTGGGTGCAATGCTCACCGATCCACGCATGGCACTAGTGGTGTAG